In Lagopus muta isolate bLagMut1 chromosome 6, bLagMut1 primary, whole genome shotgun sequence, one DNA window encodes the following:
- the LOC125694321 gene encoding olfactory receptor 5AS1-like → MLEENHTAVTEFVLLGFTDRWEVKLPLFGLFLLIYVTTLGGNAGIIVLVRLNACLHTPMYYFLSNLSFLDLSYASTIAPKLLVNLVAQRTNISFFGCATQMFLFAALADAECFLLAVMAYDRYMAICQPFLYSVAMSRRACASMVAGAYLSGGLTSLVHTSFTFTLSFCGSNTINHFFCDIPPLLELSCSSTTVNEVLLITLCGFIQTSSFLVIVISYACILGTILQLHTAEGRRKAFSTCISHLMAVGFFYGSLLFMYLRPSSSYSLDTDKLIALFYTVILPMLNPVIYSLRNKEVREALRRSLERKVFSQSFT, encoded by the coding sequence ATGCTTGAAGAAAACCACACTGCTGTGACTGAGTTCGTTCTCTTGGGTTTCACTGACCGTTGGGAGGTGAAGTTACCTTTGTTTGGGCTCTTCCTGCTCATCTATGTCACCACGCTGGGGGGCAACGCTGGCATCATCGTACTCGTTCGGCTCAATGCCTGTCTTCACACCCCCATGTACTATTTCCTGAGCAATTTATCTTTCTTAGACCTCAGCTATGCCTCCACCATTGCTCCCAAGCTGCTGGTGAATCTCGTAGCGCAGCGCACCAACATTTCCTTCTTTGGTTGTGCTACGCAGatgtttctctttgctgctctgGCTGATGCTGAGTGCTTCCTTTTGGCTGTGATGGCCTATGACCGCTACATGGCCATCTGTCAGCCTTTTCTCTACTCCGTTGCCATGTCACGCCGGGCCTGCGCCTCCATGGTAGCTGGGGCTTATCTCAGCGGGGGCCTGACCTCGCTGGTGCACACGTCTTTCACATTCACCCTGTCCTTCTGTGGCTCCAACACCATCAACCACTTCTTCTGCGACATTCCCCCACTGCTGGAGCTCTCCTGCTCAAGCACCACGGTCAACGAAGTGCTTCTCATCACCTTGTGTGGTTTCATACAAACCAGCTCCTTCCTGGTCATCGTCATCTCCTACGCCTGCATCCTTGGCACCATCCTCCAGCTCCATACGGCAGAGGGCAGGCGCAAGGCCTTCTCCACCTGCATCTCTCACCTCATGGCTGTTGGATTCTTCTATGGCTCCCTCCTCTTCATGTACTTACGGCCCAGCTCCAGCTACTCATTGGACACCGACAAGctgattgctttgttttacacTGTCATCCTTCCCATGCTGAACCCCGTGATTTACAGCTTGAGGAACAAGGAGGTGAGGGAAGCCTTAAGAAGGTCACTAGAGAGAAAAGTGTTTTCTCAGTCATTTACTTAG
- the LOC125694322 gene encoding olfactory receptor-like protein COR6, which translates to MASGNCTSPTTFILSGLTDNPRLQMPLFMVFLAIYTTTLLTNLGLITLINIDLQLQTPMYFFLQNLSFTDAVYSTVITPKMLATFLEETKAISYRGCILQYFSFVLLTASECLLLAVMAYDRYVAICKPLLYTVIMTKAVCWRLVKGLYFLALLNSLVHTSGLLKLSFCSSNMVNHFFCDNSPLFQISSSSTTLNELLVFIFGSLFVMSSIICILISYIFIILTVVRIRSRKSKYKAFSTCTSHLMAVSLFHGTIVFMYFRPVNNFSLDKDKIASLFYTVVIPMLNPLIYSWRNKEVKDALHSAIATSVLFH; encoded by the coding sequence ATGGCTTCAGGAAACTGCACATCACCAACCACGTTCATTCTGTCTGGATTGACAGACAATCCAAGGCTGCAGATGCCTCTCTTCATGGTGTTTTTAGCCATCTACACCACCACTTTACTAACAAATCTGGGTCTCATTACATTAATCAACATAGATCTCCAGCTTCAAACaccaatgtattttttccttcaaaatctgTCTTTCACAGATGCTGTTTATTCTACAGTCATTACTCCCAAAATGTTGGCTACATTTTTAGAAGagacaaaagcaatttcatACAGAGGTTGcattctgcagtattttagctttgttttgttgacAGCCTCAGAGTGCCTGCTGCTAGCTGTGATGGCATATGACCGGTATGTGGCCATCTGTAAACCTCTGCTTTATACTGTCATCATGACCAAGGCGGTCTGCTGGAGGCTGGTGAAAGGTTTGTACTTCTTGGCCCTCCTGAACTCTCTGGTGCACACCAGTGGCTTGCTAAAACTATCCTTTTGCTCTTCAAATATGGTAAACCATTTCTTTTGTGATAACAGCCCTCTCTTCcagatttcttcttccagtaCCACTCTCAATGAGCTGCTGGTTTTCATTTTTGGCAGCTTGTTTGTGATGAGCAGCATCATTTGCATCCTCATCtcatatattttcattattctgaCTGTGGTGAGGATCCGCTCCAGGAAGAGCAAGTACAAGGCCTTTTCCACCTGTACCTCTCACCTGATGGCTGTCTCTTTGTTCCACGGAACAATTGTCTTTATGTATTTCCGACCAGTCAACAACTTCTCTCTGGACAAGGACAAAATTGCATCGTTGTTCTACACTGTGGTGATCCCTATGCTGAACCCTCTCATCTACAGCTGGAGGAACAAGGAGGTAAAAGATGCTCTACACAGTGCCATAGCCACcagtgttttgtttcactga
- the LOC125694330 gene encoding SITS-binding protein-like, translated as MPIARPTGRIPEAAWTSGIRELTEPWKGALGCLGVAVFFAMTIGIISWQALEQPLEEWMLRGQASGMLWDRRRGALLLRALPMGRPLVSITVGSVPASELPPPRDRCWQDGTEFCYAWEEEAELHISLQPIPAPGTECYSVRWTPLRPDVVLKDCFSMVNVSWYGGASLCAQRWPLNGAESPEQPFVSGDFSKNPTGYGPVLERYFLGSTGVTVTVAPDVSLVLSLESHWHFCLGGAGGPLHYVLCISPNITTAHRHMGAQLAGPTRALPDTTLLWSPIWQYDDPVGSAAKIKRGLRSLARRLKRHHMQEGVLALGEHGTAALATMDHVPVERRKRHGTPHVWDPAMIFPLRLSITLSPYASIAAPLFLHLLRDGETGYWLSLQPRYGGCSIPLLTTWKGQLCARLNITNEAALSWYLSRARGLRHKLGATYMIFEGAEGNAFLEQAMSPPAELAGDQYAEMLAAALVTLGNATVISVGARSSHLPLFVQMSPLHSDWSHAGLKGLIPSALHYSLLGYNFFIPDAVGGSLAGDTPGDPELYVRWLQIVTFLPVMAFGTPPWLCCDYWVLNLTRQCIQRHRNFVVPLIIKYSKEWLSSGYPIFRPVWWLSPTDPTAFTVEDEFLIGDEVLVAPITEKGQTWRDIYLPGEGCRWQDTSSDRVFDGGTVLRNYSVSLEEVPVFVKTS; from the exons ATGCCCATCGCTCGCCCCACTGGCCGCATCCCCGAAGCTGCTTGGACTTCTGGCATCAGAGAGCTAACAGAGCCCTGGAAAGGTGCTTTGGGCTGCCTCGGCGTGGCTGTCTTCTTCGCCATGACTATCGGCATCATCTCCTGGCAGGCCTTGGAGCAGCCCCTGGAGGAGTGGATGCTGCGAGGCCAGGCAAGTGGGATGCTGTGGGATCGCCGCCGTGGTGCCCTGCTCCTGCGGGCGCTGCCGATGGGACGGCCACTGGTGTCCATCACAGTGGGTAGCGTGCCAGCCTCAGAGCTACCTCCACCGCGGGATCGGTGCTGGCAGGACGGCACAGAGTTCTGCTATGCATGGGAGGAGGAGGCCGAGCTCCACATCTCGCTCCAACCCATCCCAGCCCCTGGCACCGAGTGCTATAGTGTCCGCTGGACCCCGCTGCGCCCCGATGTGGTGCTGAAG GATTGCTTCTCCATGGTCAATGTCTCATGGTACGGAGGTGCGAGCCTCTGTGCCCAGCGCTGGCCCCTCAACGGTGCTGAGAGTCCTGAGCAGCCCTTTGTCAGTGGAGATTTCAGCAAAAACCCCACTGGGTATGGCCCTGTGCTGGAGAGATACTTCTTAGGATCAACAG gagtgacagtgacagtggcaCCTGATGTGTCCCTGGTCCTCTCGCTGGAGAGCCATTGGCATTTCTGCCTGGGAGGAGCTGGAGGCCCCCTGCACTACGTCCTCTGCATCAGCCCCAACATCACGACCGCACACCGGCACATGGGCGCCCAGCTGGCAGGGCCAACACGGGCACTGCCTGATACAACCCTGCTGTG GTCTCCTATCTGGCAGTATGATGATCCAGTGGGTTCTGCTGCCAAAATTAAGCGGGGTCTGAGGTCGCTGGCCAGGAGACTGAAGCGGCATCACATGCAAGAGGGAGTCCTGGCCCTGGGGGAGCATGGCACTGCTGCACTTGCCACCATG GATCACGTGCCTGTAGAGCGAAGGAAGAGGCATGGCACACCCCATGTCTGGGACCCAGCAATGATCTTCCCGCTGCGGCTCTCCATCACTCTGTCCCCCTACGCCAGCATCGCTGCCCCACTCTTCCTGCACTTGCTGCGGGATGGTGAGACCGGCTACTGGCTGAGCCTGCAGCCCCGCTATGGGGGCTGCTCG ATCCCGTTGCTGACAACATGGAAGGGACAGCTTTGTGCCCGCCTGAACATCACCAatgaggcagcactgagctggtaCTTGTCCCGTGCCCGGGGCCTGCGGCACAAGTTGGGTGCCACGTACATGATCTTTGAGGGCGCTGAGGGTAATGCCTTCCTGGAGCAAGCTATGTCCCCTCCTGCTGAGCTGGCTGGTGACCAATACGCTgagatgctggcagcagcactggtgACACTAGGGAATGCCACTGTCATCAGCGTCGGTGCCAG ATCTAGTCACCTACCGCTCTTTGTCCAGATGAGCCCGCTGCACTCAGACTGGAGCCACGCTGGACTGAAGGGGTTAATTCCCTCTGCACTGCACTACAGCCTTTTGGGCTACAACTTCTTCATCCCTGATGCAGTGG GAGGCAGCCTGGCTGGTGACACCCCAGGGGACCCGGAGCTGTATGTGAGGTGGTTGCAGATTGTGACGTTCCTCCCTGTGATGGCCTTTGGCACACCACCCTGGCTCTGCTGTGACTACTGG GTTCTGAATCTTACCCGGCAATGCATACAGAGGCACAGGAATTTTGTGGTGCCACTCATCATAAAATACAGCAAGGAATGGCTTAGTTCAGGGTACCCTATCTTCCGCCCGGTGTGGTGGCTCAGTCCCACGGACCCAACTGCTTTCACCGTTGAGGATGAATTTCTCATTGGAGATGAG GTCCTGGTGGCTCCAATAACAGAAAAAGGGCAAACATGGCGAGATATCTACCTGCCTGGAGAAGGGTGCCGGTGGCAGGACACCAGCAGTGATCGTGTGTTTGATGGAGGCACTGTCCTCAGGAACTACTCTGTCAGCCTTGAAGAGGTGCCAGTTTTTGTAAAGACCTCCTAA